Proteins from one Deinococcus sp. AB2017081 genomic window:
- a CDS encoding adenylate kinase yields the protein MTQKENKVVVFLGPPGAGKGTQAERLAAEQGLTKISTGDILRDHVKRDTELGQQVRPILDAGKLVPDDILLALIGDTLAGMDTVRVIFDGFPRTLPQAEGLDTLLEELGAPVNAVPLLEVPDEVLISRIVERGRQAQAAGHAVRSDDTEEVARHRQDIYREQTQPLIDYYAARGHLYRVDGVGGMDEVYGRIVGGMK from the coding sequence GTGACTCAGAAGGAGAACAAGGTCGTGGTGTTTCTCGGGCCGCCCGGCGCCGGCAAGGGCACGCAGGCCGAGCGGCTGGCCGCCGAGCAGGGCCTGACCAAGATCAGCACCGGCGACATCCTGCGCGACCACGTGAAACGGGACACCGAGCTGGGCCAGCAGGTGCGCCCCATTCTGGATGCCGGCAAGCTGGTGCCGGACGACATCCTGCTCGCTCTGATCGGTGACACGCTGGCCGGGATGGACACGGTCCGCGTCATCTTCGACGGGTTCCCGCGCACACTGCCGCAGGCCGAGGGCCTGGACACGCTGCTGGAGGAACTCGGCGCGCCTGTGAACGCCGTGCCGCTGCTGGAGGTGCCCGACGAGGTGCTGATCTCGCGGATCGTGGAGCGTGGGCGACAGGCGCAGGCAGCCGGTCACGCGGTTCGCAGCGACGACACCGAGGAGGTCGCCCGGCACCGTCAGGACATCTACCGCGAGCAGACCCAGCCCCTGATCGACTACTACGCGGCGCGCGGGCACCTGTACCGGGTGGACGGTGTGGGCGGCATGGACGAGGTGTACGGCCGGATCGTGGGGGGCATGAAGTAG
- the secY gene encoding preprotein translocase subunit SecY: protein MLRAFRDAFRIPDLQRKILFTLLLLAIYRLGSAIPTPGVNSAALSQADSSGLFGLISMISGGNLSQFSIFALGVLPYITASIVIQLLTTTIPALEKLSKEGEEGRKKINQYTRYAAVALGAVQAVFFASFINSNAAYIAVGWTPGLFTVLVMVLTQVAGIAFTMWIGERITEVGVGNGISLIITAGIIANYPTEFSNTAALVRSDPEANWVIRLVAFAAVVLVTIAGIVYVYQAERRVPVTYARARGGVAGQARGATQATWLPIKVNQAGVIPVIFASAMLIIPNLISSATTTRAPAVSAWIQTNLVFGQPLYIALEAALIFGFTYLYNSVQFDPKRIAEQLREAGGFVPGVRPGTPTAEFLGSISGRLSLWGAIFLVVLTIVPQIVQRLTGITTFQFSGTGLLIIVGVALETLKQLEAQLTVRRYDGFISKGRIRGRLNN from the coding sequence ATGCTCCGCGCCTTCCGCGACGCCTTCCGGATTCCGGATCTTCAGCGGAAGATTCTCTTCACCCTGCTGCTTCTCGCCATCTACCGCCTGGGGAGTGCCATCCCCACCCCAGGCGTCAACAGTGCCGCTCTGAGTCAGGCCGACTCGAGCGGCCTGTTTGGCCTGATCAGCATGATCTCGGGCGGGAATCTTTCGCAGTTCTCGATCTTCGCGCTGGGCGTGCTGCCGTACATCACGGCCAGCATCGTGATCCAGCTGCTGACCACGACCATCCCGGCGCTGGAGAAACTGTCCAAGGAAGGCGAGGAAGGCCGCAAGAAGATCAACCAGTACACCCGCTACGCGGCCGTCGCCCTGGGCGCGGTGCAGGCGGTCTTCTTCGCGTCCTTTATCAACTCGAATGCCGCGTACATCGCGGTCGGGTGGACGCCGGGGCTGTTCACGGTGCTGGTCATGGTGCTCACGCAGGTGGCCGGGATCGCGTTCACGATGTGGATCGGTGAGCGCATCACGGAAGTCGGGGTGGGCAACGGGATCTCGCTGATCATCACGGCCGGGATCATCGCCAACTACCCGACCGAGTTCTCGAACACGGCGGCGCTGGTGCGCTCCGACCCGGAGGCCAACTGGGTGATCCGGCTGGTCGCCTTCGCGGCCGTCGTCCTCGTGACCATCGCCGGGATCGTATACGTGTACCAGGCCGAGCGCCGGGTGCCGGTCACGTATGCCCGGGCGCGCGGCGGTGTGGCTGGACAGGCGCGCGGCGCCACCCAAGCTACGTGGCTGCCGATCAAGGTGAACCAGGCGGGCGTGATTCCCGTGATCTTCGCGTCGGCCATGCTGATCATCCCGAACCTGATCTCCAGCGCCACGACGACCCGTGCGCCGGCGGTCAGCGCGTGGATCCAGACCAATCTGGTCTTCGGGCAGCCGCTGTACATCGCGCTGGAAGCCGCGCTGATCTTCGGCTTCACGTACCTGTACAACAGCGTGCAGTTCGATCCCAAGCGCATCGCGGAGCAGCTGCGCGAGGCCGGTGGATTCGTGCCCGGCGTGCGTCCCGGCACGCCCACGGCCGAGTTCCTGGGCAGCATCAGCGGCCGCCTGAGCCTGTGGGGAGCAATCTTCCTCGTGGTGCTGACCATCGTGCCGCAGATCGTGCAGCGCCTGACCGGCATCACGACCTTCCAGTTCTCGGGCACGGGCCTGCTGATCATCGTGGGTGTGGCGCTCGAGACCCTCAAGCAGCTTGAAGCCCAGCTGACGGTGCGCCGCTACGACGGCTTCATCAGCAAGGGCCGCATCCGTGGCCGTCTGAACAACTGA
- the rplO gene encoding 50S ribosomal protein L15: protein MKLHELQPSPGSRKNRKRVGRGPGGTDKTAGRGHKGQKSRSGAGKGQFFEGGRSRLIARLPKRGFNNVGTTYEIIKLSQLDGIEVEGNVFDRNVLEIAGLVRRKNWPVKLLASGEIKRAVTVHVDAASASAIKAIEAAGGSVILPAGNTESAEKAE from the coding sequence ATGAAACTGCACGAACTGCAGCCCTCACCGGGCAGCCGCAAGAACCGCAAGCGCGTGGGCCGTGGCCCCGGCGGCACCGACAAGACCGCCGGCCGTGGTCACAAGGGTCAGAAGTCGCGCAGCGGCGCGGGCAAGGGACAGTTCTTCGAGGGTGGCCGCAGCCGCCTGATCGCGAGGCTCCCCAAGCGCGGCTTCAACAACGTCGGCACCACCTACGAGATCATCAAGCTGTCGCAGCTCGACGGCATCGAGGTCGAGGGCAACGTCTTCGACCGCAATGTGCTGGAGATCGCCGGCCTGGTGCGCCGCAAGAACTGGCCCGTGAAGCTGCTCGCCAGCGGTGAGATCAAGCGTGCCGTGACCGTGCACGTGGACGCCGCGAGCGCGTCCGCCATCAAGGCCATCGAGGCCGCCGGGGGCAGCGTCATCCTGCCCGCGGGCAACACCGAAAGCGCCGAGAAGGCGGAGTAA
- the rpmD gene encoding 50S ribosomal protein L30 has product MKITLKRSVIGRPGNQVQTVKSLGLHKIGDTKEVADTPALRGMVNTVKHLLEVHE; this is encoded by the coding sequence CTGAAAATTACCCTCAAGCGCAGCGTCATCGGCCGCCCGGGCAACCAGGTGCAGACCGTCAAGTCGCTGGGCCTGCACAAGATCGGTGACACCAAAGAAGTCGCCGACACCCCCGCCCTGCGCGGGATGGTGAACACCGTCAAGCACCTGCTGGAGGTGCACGAATGA
- the rpsE gene encoding 30S ribosomal protein S5, whose product MTFNRRNDRNAERETSEFEEKMLFVNRTSKTYQGGRRFRFAALVILGDRNGRVGMGIGKAKEVPVAIEKAKSIARKNMIMVPVENGTIPHDIVGENSTSRVLLKPAGPGTGVIAGTVPRSIAELAGITNMLSKELGSRNKVNVAYAVFDGLKNLRTAKQVRALRGETGGV is encoded by the coding sequence TTGACTTTTAACCGACGCAACGACCGCAATGCGGAGCGCGAGACCAGCGAATTCGAAGAGAAGATGCTGTTCGTGAACCGTACGTCCAAGACCTACCAGGGCGGCCGCCGCTTCCGTTTCGCGGCCCTCGTGATCCTCGGCGACCGCAACGGCCGCGTGGGCATGGGCATTGGTAAGGCCAAGGAAGTGCCGGTGGCCATCGAGAAGGCCAAGAGCATTGCCCGCAAGAACATGATCATGGTGCCCGTGGAAAACGGCACGATCCCCCACGACATCGTGGGTGAGAACAGCACCAGCCGCGTGCTCCTGAAGCCCGCCGGCCCCGGTACGGGCGTGATCGCGGGCACCGTGCCCCGCTCGATCGCGGAACTGGCGGGTATCACGAACATGCTGTCCAAGGAACTCGGCAGCCGCAACAAGGTGAACGTGGCCTACGCCGTGTTCGACGGCCTGAAGAACCTCCGTACCGCGAAGCAGGTTCGCGCGCTGCGGGGCGAGACCGGAGGCGTGTAA
- the rplR gene encoding 50S ribosomal protein L18, translating into MATQTMIRRKLRARRKVRTAAGERLRLSVYRSSKHIYAQIIDDSKGVTVAAANSAAVKTGTKTDTAAAVGKALAEVALSRGVKKVVFDRGSYRYHGRVKALADAAREGGLDF; encoded by the coding sequence ATGGCGACCCAGACCATGATCCGCCGCAAGCTGCGCGCCCGCCGCAAGGTTCGCACCGCCGCCGGCGAGCGGCTGCGCCTGAGCGTGTACCGCTCCAGCAAGCACATCTACGCCCAGATCATCGACGACAGCAAGGGTGTCACCGTTGCTGCGGCCAACAGCGCCGCCGTCAAGACGGGCACCAAGACCGACACTGCCGCCGCCGTGGGCAAGGCCCTCGCCGAGGTGGCGCTCTCCAGGGGCGTCAAGAAGGTGGTTTTCGACCGTGGCTCGTACCGCTACCACGGACGCGTGAAGGCGCTCGCAGACGCGGCGCGGGAGGGTGGCCTTGACTTTTAA
- the rplF gene encoding 50S ribosomal protein L6: MSRIGRQPIAVPGGVTTTTENGVFTVKGPKGELTVPYNPELTIKKDGDNLVVERPSDQQRHRALHGLTRTLVANAVKGVSDGYTINLELKGVGFRAKLSGKNLEMTIGYSHPVIIEPPAGVTFAVPEPTKIDVSGIDKQLVGQVAANVRKVRKPDAYHGKGVRFLGEKIALKAGKAGATGGKGKK, translated from the coding sequence ATGTCCCGAATTGGTAGACAGCCCATCGCGGTGCCGGGCGGCGTGACCACGACCACCGAGAATGGCGTGTTCACGGTCAAGGGGCCCAAAGGCGAACTGACCGTTCCCTACAACCCCGAACTGACCATCAAGAAAGACGGCGACAACCTCGTCGTCGAGCGGCCCAGCGACCAGCAGCGCCACCGCGCGCTGCACGGCCTGACCCGCACGCTGGTCGCCAACGCCGTCAAGGGCGTCAGCGACGGCTACACGATCAACCTGGAGCTCAAGGGCGTGGGCTTCCGCGCCAAGCTGAGTGGCAAGAACCTCGAGATGACCATCGGCTACAGCCACCCGGTCATCATCGAGCCGCCCGCCGGCGTGACCTTCGCCGTGCCGGAGCCCACCAAGATCGACGTGTCCGGGATCGACAAGCAGCTCGTCGGCCAGGTGGCCGCGAACGTCCGCAAGGTGCGCAAGCCCGACGCCTACCACGGCAAGGGTGTGCGCTTCCTCGGCGAGAAGATCGCCCTCAAGGCTGGTAAAGCCGGTGCCACCGGCGGGAAAGGGAAGAAATAA
- the rpsH gene encoding 30S ribosomal protein S8, whose translation MLSDPIADMLTRIRNATRTHKETVDIPASRFKEELAKLLVREGYVTSVERLVPEGQKFDVLRVTLKYGEKREQVIKHIERISRPGRRSYVSADNLPRIQRGLGLAVVSTSKGLLPDREARKQGVGGEVVCVLW comes from the coding sequence ATGCTGAGTGATCCAATCGCCGACATGCTCACGCGCATCCGCAACGCGACGCGCACCCACAAGGAGACCGTGGACATCCCGGCCTCCCGCTTCAAGGAAGAGCTGGCCAAACTGCTGGTGCGCGAGGGCTATGTGACCAGTGTCGAGCGCCTCGTTCCCGAGGGCCAGAAGTTCGACGTGCTGCGCGTCACGCTGAAGTACGGCGAGAAGCGCGAGCAGGTCATCAAGCACATCGAGCGCATCAGCCGTCCTGGCCGCCGCTCCTACGTGAGCGCCGACAACCTGCCCCGCATCCAGCGTGGCCTGGGCCTGGCCGTGGTCTCCACGAGCAAGGGCCTGCTGCCGGATCGCGAGGCCCGCAAGCAGGGCGTGGGCGGCGAAGTCGTCTGCGTGCTCTGGTAA
- a CDS encoding 2-phosphosulfolactate phosphatase produces the protein MSFDQSAFRVRCEWGGAAVRHLGPHVDAVVVVDVLSFTTCVDVAVSRGAAVLPYRWRDDSAAAFAREQGAVLASHERRFTDGFSLSPSSLLTLPVGERLVLPSPNGGALCADAAELGVPVYAACLRNARAVGEHLHGVGRVLVVPAGERWPDGTLRPALEDWLGAGAVIDALRGDRSPEAEAAAQAFRSAEPDLARSVRACSSGVELIERGFGVDVELAAQLNVSRAVPVLRDGEFVAA, from the coding sequence GTGTCCTTCGACCAGTCGGCGTTCCGCGTGCGCTGCGAGTGGGGCGGCGCGGCCGTGCGTCACCTGGGCCCGCACGTGGACGCCGTGGTGGTCGTGGACGTGCTGTCGTTCACGACGTGCGTGGACGTGGCCGTGTCGCGCGGCGCGGCCGTGCTGCCGTACCGCTGGCGGGACGACTCGGCCGCGGCCTTCGCGCGGGAGCAGGGCGCGGTGCTCGCCAGTCACGAGCGGCGCTTCACGGACGGCTTCTCGCTGTCGCCGTCGTCGCTGCTGACCCTGCCGGTGGGGGAGAGGCTGGTGCTGCCCTCGCCGAATGGCGGGGCGCTCTGTGCGGACGCTGCGGAACTGGGGGTGCCCGTCTACGCGGCGTGCCTGCGCAACGCCCGCGCGGTGGGTGAACACCTGCATGGCGTGGGCCGCGTCCTCGTCGTGCCCGCCGGGGAACGCTGGCCGGATGGCACGCTGCGGCCCGCCCTGGAGGACTGGCTGGGAGCAGGAGCCGTGATCGACGCCCTGCGTGGCGACCGTTCCCCGGAAGCGGAGGCCGCCGCGCAGGCGTTCCGCTCGGCCGAGCCCGACCTGGCGCGGAGCGTGCGGGCGTGCAGTTCCGGCGTGGAGCTGATTGAGCGGGGCTTCGGAGTGGATGTGGAACTGGCCGCGCAGCTGAACGTCAGCAGGGCCGTGCCGGTGCTGCGGGACGGGGAGTTCGTGGCGGCCTGA
- a CDS encoding NUDIX domain-containing protein, translated as MTLMDLRRVWGPRPLIAAAVGVLIQDEHGRVLLQRRGDDGLWGEPGGALDAGEDFLTGARRELREETGLTCQGLTLLPVPEGLQDGPELYHRYPNGHEIYIVGRRAHGTLPAAALDGAAPDDSGETLELRWFPLDALPDLSNNANRQSMNVLRARAGLPPLPLAPTPPAPPVGNFLRDLRRVIGHRPWFAPGANVLVNDDRGRLLLLRHGHTRKWTLPGGSLEPGESFAQTAARELFEETGLAAVRLEALEMYAGPEYRLTYPNGDVFDSVSVLYRAHGVTGTLTPQDGEVDEARWFDVDELPAAEELSSPVMRASIQHWKEGQSTRP; from the coding sequence ATGACCCTGATGGATCTGCGCAGAGTGTGGGGCCCCCGCCCCCTGATCGCCGCCGCCGTGGGCGTGCTGATCCAGGACGAGCACGGGCGCGTGCTGCTGCAACGCCGCGGCGACGACGGCCTGTGGGGCGAGCCCGGCGGAGCCCTCGACGCCGGCGAGGACTTCCTGACCGGCGCGCGCCGCGAACTGCGGGAGGAGACCGGCCTGACGTGCCAGGGGCTGACCCTGCTGCCCGTGCCGGAGGGCCTGCAGGACGGCCCGGAGCTGTACCACCGCTACCCGAACGGGCACGAGATCTACATCGTCGGGAGGCGGGCGCACGGCACGCTGCCCGCCGCCGCGCTGGACGGGGCCGCGCCGGACGACAGCGGCGAGACGCTGGAGCTGCGGTGGTTCCCGCTGGATGCCCTGCCCGACCTGAGCAACAACGCCAACCGCCAGAGCATGAACGTCCTGCGCGCCCGCGCGGGCCTGCCGCCCCTGCCGCTGGCCCCCACGCCCCCCGCGCCGCCCGTGGGCAACTTCCTGCGCGACCTGCGCCGCGTGATCGGGCACCGCCCGTGGTTCGCTCCCGGCGCGAACGTCCTCGTGAACGACGACCGGGGCCGCCTGCTGCTCCTCCGGCACGGGCACACGCGGAAGTGGACGCTGCCCGGCGGCAGCCTGGAACCCGGCGAGAGTTTCGCCCAGACCGCCGCCCGTGAGCTGTTCGAGGAGACCGGGCTCGCGGCCGTGCGGCTGGAAGCGCTGGAGATGTACGCCGGGCCGGAGTACCGTCTGACCTACCCAAACGGCGACGTGTTCGATTCCGTCTCGGTGCTGTACCGCGCGCATGGCGTCACCGGCACCCTCACCCCGCAGGACGGCGAGGTGGATGAGGCCCGGTGGTTCGATGTGGACGAACTCCCAGCCGCCGAGGAACTGAGCAGCCCGGTCATGCGGGCGAGCATCCAGCACTGGAAAGAAGGCCAGAGCACGCGGCCCTGA
- a CDS encoding S41 family peptidase yields MNTEVSREAILSEALELIEREALYAHRVNWPEVTSACWRLLVEHGDVSGLHSALRHALQALGDAHSFLRLPDADSVHRGLLGLYYVAGTVAVVFPESPAELAGLRPGDRILKVQGQPVGDGVNAGLSPEPYVHLEISQAGVVREVNLVRADVPVHHATPVGWRLRDDIGLVCLPECHLSGVFEDGETYQQKVRDVLHALSRAGVRRWVVDLRLNLGGNMWPMLSGIGPLAGEGDLGAFVREQERWPWRYERGQASIGGDVLAQTAGDVLPSLSETVPVAVLTSALTASSGEIIALSFLGRPGTRVFGEATRGLTTSNSRYELADGSALLLTTAMDADRTGKIYDHGVQPDVVVVNDWHDFRTDRDPVVRAAIDWLELRSSSR; encoded by the coding sequence GTGAACACTGAAGTGAGTAGGGAAGCCATTCTGTCGGAAGCGTTGGAACTCATCGAGCGTGAGGCACTCTACGCGCACCGGGTCAACTGGCCGGAAGTCACATCGGCCTGCTGGAGGTTGTTGGTGGAGCACGGAGACGTTTCCGGGCTGCACTCGGCTCTCCGGCATGCCCTGCAGGCGTTGGGTGACGCGCACAGCTTCCTGCGCCTGCCCGACGCAGATTCCGTCCACCGGGGCCTGCTCGGTCTGTATTACGTTGCTGGTACGGTGGCTGTCGTCTTTCCTGAAAGTCCTGCCGAACTGGCAGGGCTGCGCCCCGGAGACCGGATTCTGAAAGTGCAGGGCCAGCCCGTCGGAGACGGAGTGAATGCCGGATTGAGTCCAGAGCCGTACGTCCACCTGGAGATCAGTCAGGCTGGAGTGGTCAGGGAGGTCAATCTGGTTCGGGCCGACGTTCCCGTTCATCATGCAACGCCAGTTGGGTGGAGACTTCGGGACGATATCGGCTTGGTTTGCCTTCCAGAATGTCACCTCTCTGGCGTCTTCGAGGACGGTGAAACCTATCAGCAGAAGGTTCGTGACGTGCTGCACGCCCTGTCCCGTGCCGGAGTCCGGCGGTGGGTGGTGGATCTGCGCCTGAACCTGGGAGGAAATATGTGGCCCATGCTCAGCGGCATCGGGCCCCTGGCTGGAGAAGGCGACCTGGGTGCCTTCGTCCGCGAGCAGGAGCGCTGGCCGTGGCGGTACGAACGTGGTCAGGCAAGTATTGGGGGTGATGTCCTTGCCCAGACGGCAGGAGACGTGCTGCCTTCCCTGTCAGAAACGGTTCCCGTGGCCGTTCTCACGTCGGCCCTCACTGCCAGCAGCGGCGAGATCATAGCGCTGTCGTTCCTCGGACGGCCAGGCACCCGTGTCTTCGGCGAGGCGACGCGTGGCCTGACGACCTCCAACAGCCGGTACGAGTTGGCGGATGGATCGGCATTACTGCTGACGACGGCAATGGATGCAGATCGCACCGGGAAAATCTATGATCACGGCGTTCAACCCGACGTTGTGGTCGTGAATGACTGGCACGACTTCCGGACGGATCGCGATCCAGTTGTCCGGGCAGCCATTGACTGGCTGGAGCTACGTTCATCCTCACGTTGA
- a CDS encoding phenylalanine--tRNA ligase subunit beta, with protein MNIPYSWLKELVPNLPPLADLEPTFAHLGLPLEGVEDVPAPPPGVLLVTVTHAEPIEGTQLTKLTLDTGANGEKVIASGAPNAVGLPAGTMVALVSPGTELGGMTYGVRALQGVESWGMAASAKELGLGESAAGLMLFPAGTAAPGTPMRELWPDDHVLDVEVTPNRADVLSALGLARDLAAFLKLELVEPPAGPAPRGAGEITVTLPPKGLTLDRDPSKKLRFGCDHFAARTVGGLTNGPAPLWMQRRVSLAGMRPIDLIVDTSNYVMLELGQPTALYDRRDVAGDQIHVAFGLRQGEVVKDLMGGTHTVGPEDLLILDGNQPEISSVADAFATAGQPKLGDTVLGIAGIMGGDHGHVRADTTDVVIESAHFDPVLLRRTSTRLGLKTDAVYRYERGVDPLLAPKAANRVAALLADAGRGEIHPGATVVGEPEVPGNIDTTGDQIRALLGMHVDTAEMSGILTRLGCTVAGNGDALHVTPPSWRVDMVIWQDLAEEVARLHGYAELPETLPTLRVHPSNIGAEREGVERSTLRRTLAGIGAQEVVTYTFTSDDEAAKARTETPTARLRNPMTADRTGLRTALYPSLLKAAQAHAKGDRVLIFEMGRIFPQSGEAERLGLLMRGPLAGATHQPGVAGSFAAFKGLVESLAATLGAAFEVRQLRGDAVPAALHPGIAGEVVWNAEPIGWLGAVHPEVAQDFGLKGDTYVLDVALPLPGRAWAFRDPSRAPAAWRDLAVVTPQGVSYGEVAALLRRGGGDLLESVEPFDVYTGEQLGEGQRSVAVRLTFRAAKTLTDEEVDPIMDKLMAAVRAQGWSIREK; from the coding sequence ATGAACATCCCGTATTCCTGGCTCAAAGAACTCGTCCCGAACCTGCCGCCGCTGGCCGATCTGGAGCCGACCTTCGCGCACCTGGGCCTCCCGCTGGAGGGCGTGGAGGACGTGCCCGCGCCGCCCCCCGGTGTGCTGCTGGTCACCGTCACCCACGCCGAGCCCATCGAGGGCACGCAGCTCACGAAACTGACGCTCGACACGGGCGCGAACGGCGAGAAGGTCATCGCCAGCGGGGCCCCGAACGCGGTGGGCCTGCCCGCGGGGACGATGGTCGCGCTGGTGTCGCCGGGCACGGAGCTGGGCGGCATGACCTACGGCGTGCGGGCCTTGCAGGGCGTGGAGTCGTGGGGCATGGCGGCCAGCGCGAAGGAACTGGGCCTGGGCGAGAGCGCGGCGGGCCTGATGCTGTTCCCGGCAGGGACGGCTGCGCCGGGCACGCCGATGCGCGAACTGTGGCCGGACGATCACGTGCTGGACGTGGAGGTCACGCCGAACCGCGCGGACGTGTTGAGCGCGCTGGGACTGGCGCGGGATCTGGCAGCGTTCCTGAAGCTGGAACTCGTGGAGCCCCCGGCCGGGCCGGCCCCGCGCGGGGCGGGGGAGATCACGGTCACGCTGCCGCCCAAGGGCCTGACGCTCGACCGCGACCCCTCAAAGAAACTGCGCTTCGGCTGCGATCACTTCGCGGCGCGCACGGTGGGCGGCCTGACGAACGGCCCCGCGCCCCTGTGGATGCAGCGTCGCGTGTCGCTGGCGGGCATGCGGCCCATCGACCTGATCGTGGACACCAGCAACTACGTGATGCTGGAACTCGGGCAGCCGACGGCGCTGTACGACCGGCGGGACGTGGCGGGCGACCAGATCCACGTGGCGTTCGGACTGCGGCAGGGCGAGGTCGTGAAGGATCTGATGGGCGGCACGCACACCGTTGGGCCAGAAGACCTGCTGATCCTCGACGGCAATCAGCCGGAGATCTCCAGCGTCGCGGACGCCTTCGCCACGGCCGGGCAGCCCAAGCTGGGCGACACCGTGCTGGGCATCGCGGGCATCATGGGCGGCGACCACGGGCACGTGCGGGCGGACACGACGGACGTGGTGATTGAGTCCGCGCACTTCGACCCGGTGCTGCTGCGCCGCACGAGCACCCGCCTGGGCCTCAAGACGGACGCCGTGTACCGCTACGAGCGCGGCGTCGATCCCCTGCTGGCCCCGAAGGCCGCGAACCGCGTGGCGGCCCTGCTGGCCGACGCCGGGCGCGGAGAGATCCACCCCGGCGCGACCGTGGTGGGCGAGCCGGAGGTGCCGGGCAACATCGACACGACCGGCGACCAGATCCGCGCGCTGCTCGGCATGCACGTGGACACCGCCGAGATGAGCGGCATCCTCACGCGCCTGGGCTGCACGGTCGCGGGCAACGGGGACGCGCTGCACGTCACGCCGCCGTCGTGGCGGGTGGACATGGTGATCTGGCAGGATCTCGCCGAGGAGGTCGCGCGCCTGCACGGGTACGCGGAACTTCCCGAGACGCTGCCCACCCTGCGCGTGCACCCCAGCAACATCGGCGCGGAGCGGGAGGGCGTGGAGCGCAGCACCCTGCGCCGCACGCTGGCCGGTATCGGAGCGCAGGAGGTCGTGACCTACACCTTCACCAGCGACGACGAGGCCGCAAAGGCCCGCACCGAGACGCCCACTGCCCGCCTGCGCAACCCCATGACCGCCGACCGCACCGGCCTGCGCACGGCGCTGTACCCGTCGCTGCTGAAGGCCGCGCAGGCGCACGCGAAGGGCGACCGCGTGCTGATCTTCGAGATGGGCCGCATCTTCCCGCAGAGCGGCGAGGCCGAACGCCTGGGCCTGCTGATGCGCGGCCCGCTGGCCGGGGCCACCCACCAGCCGGGCGTGGCGGGCAGCTTCGCAGCGTTCAAGGGCCTCGTCGAATCCCTCGCCGCGACTCTCGGCGCGGCCTTCGAGGTGCGGCAGCTGCGCGGCGACGCCGTCCCCGCCGCCCTGCACCCCGGCATCGCCGGCGAGGTCGTGTGGAATGCAGAGCCCATCGGCTGGCTCGGCGCGGTGCACCCCGAGGTCGCGCAGGACTTCGGCCTCAAGGGCGACACGTACGTGCTGGACGTCGCCCTGCCGCTGCCGGGCCGCGCGTGGGCGTTCCGCGACCCCAGCCGCGCCCCCGCCGCGTGGCGCGACCTCGCCGTCGTTACCCCCCAGGGCGTCAGCTACGGCGAGGTGGCCGCCCTGCTGCGCCGGGGGGGCGGCGACCTGCTGGAGAGCGTGGAGCCCTTCGACGTGTACACCGGCGAGCAGCTCGGCGAGGGCCAGCGCTCCGTCGCCGTGCGCCTGACCTTCCGCGCCGCGAAGACCCTCACGGACGAGGAGGTCGATCCCATCATGGACAAGCTCATGGCCGCCGTGCGGGCGCAGGGATGGAGCATCCGGGAGAAGTGA
- a CDS encoding NUDIX hydrolase, with translation MTRRPRSVAILLNDHSEVLLMLRRKAGREYATLPGGGIDPGETPAEACAREVLEEVNLVVTVGPLVYRHQGMGNDEHYFHVTYVSGEMRLGDGPEAIRSSEENWYSPQWISVDRLEEVNFVPPELRDVVRGLAR, from the coding sequence ATGACCCGCCGCCCCCGATCAGTCGCCATCCTCCTCAACGACCACTCCGAAGTCCTGCTCATGCTCCGGCGCAAGGCGGGCCGCGAGTACGCCACCCTGCCCGGCGGCGGCATCGACCCCGGCGAGACGCCCGCTGAAGCCTGCGCCCGTGAAGTGCTGGAGGAAGTGAACCTCGTCGTGACCGTCGGCCCGCTCGTGTACCGCCACCAGGGCATGGGCAACGACGAACACTACTTCCACGTCACGTATGTCTCCGGCGAGATGCGCCTCGGCGACGGCCCGGAGGCGATCCGCAGCAGCGAGGAGAACTGGTATTCGCCCCAGTGGATCAGCGTGGATCGGCTGGAAGAGGTCAACTTCGTGCCGCCCGAACTGCGGGACGTGGTGCGGGGGCTGGCGAGGTAG